Proteins encoded together in one Prinia subflava isolate CZ2003 ecotype Zambia chromosome 23, Cam_Psub_1.2, whole genome shotgun sequence window:
- the TMEM167B gene encoding protein kish-B, producing the protein MTNVYSLDGLLVFGLLLVCTCAYLRKVPRLRTWLLSERRGIWGVCHKAAVIGTRLHVAVSVSCLLMAFYILVGK; encoded by the exons ATGACCAACG TTTACTCTCTGGACGGGCTCCTGGTGTTCgggctgctgctggtttgcACTTGTGCATATCTGCGGAAGGTGCCCCGACTGCGCACCTGGCTCCTGTCTGAGCGCAGGGGGATCTGGGGAGTCTGCCACAAGG ctgctgtgattGGTACCCGCCTGCACgtggctgtgtctgtgtcctgtCTTCTCATGGCGTTCTACATCCTTGTGGGAAAGTGA